Part of the Synechococcus sp. HK01-R genome is shown below.
CTCCTCCTTGACGGCCTCTGGTTCTGTGGCCCGGGCCACGATCTTGCCGCCGGCAAATCCGGTGCCGTACAGGTCGTGTTTGTGGGTCATCAGGCCTGCCAGTCGCTCGCCGTCGGCGATGCAGGCTTCGTCACTGGGGTAATTGAGCAGGCGCAGTCCCCCGTTTGCGGGGCGACTGGCATCGGTGTCTTCGCCGACCACGAAGACCGACAGGTGGTCGGAGACGTGTTCCGCTAGCACCGACACCGCGGGAGCGGTCGGTGGGGTGGGATTCGGGTCAGTCATCAGGCCACTCGCTCCATCATCTGGTGATGCTCCACGTAATCCAGGCTCCATTCGCTCGGGGCGTCAGCGATGCGCTGCTCCAGGCGTTGGAAGACCGCATCGGCGGCTGCATCTCCGGCGCTGCTGGCGAAGCTGTGACGGCTCCAGCTGCGGATCGTGGCCATGAGGCCGGCGGCGAAGGCTGCGGTGTTGCCGTCGTCGTTCCAGCGTTTTCTGTAAGGGCAGCTCACGTGGACCGTGCGTTCATCGACAAGACGCAGGCCATTGCGATACGGCGCTGAGGTTGGATCCTTCAGCGGCGCCATGAACTCCTCGGGCGATTTGTAGAAATTGAGAACGGTGCCGTTGCGGTACTGCTCCTCACTGATCGCTCCCTCATCGGCCAGTTCCCGCCAGATCTGATGCAGCTGGTCGTGAACGTTGCGGGTCTTGCCGCCGTTATGGCCCAGGTAGCGGCCCTCCTCATCACGGGAGAGATTCACCGTGAGTAGGCGACCTCCCACCTGCAATTCGCGGCTGCGCAGCTCGAGGATCGCCGTCCAGTCCTGCATGGCCTTGGCGGTGAAGCGCTCCAACGCTTCTGCATCGCCGGATGCCAGCACATGGGTATGGCGCGGGAGTGGTCCCGGAGACTGGCTCAGCCAGTGCATAGCGGTGGCGGAGAAGCCGAAGCTCACCGTG
Proteins encoded:
- a CDS encoding SAM-dependent methyltransferase, producing the protein MAIAMTTGYSAQTEGARLCIDAASDWALTCVEQLNDQNHHVLVDYGAADGGTAVEHWNRVLDHLHAQQPGAHLTLIGNDLPSNDNVALAANLALQIPRPPKPTVLLSARSFYEPTTAPGTVSFGFSATAMHWLSQSPGPLPRHTHVLASGDAEALERFTAKAMQDWTAILELRSRELQVGGRLLTVNLSRDEEGRYLGHNGGKTRNVHDQLHQIWRELADEGAISEEQYRNGTVLNFYKSPEEFMAPLKDPTSAPYRNGLRLVDERTVHVSCPYRKRWNDDGNTAAFAAGLMATIRSWSRHSFASSAGDAAADAVFQRLEQRIADAPSEWSLDYVEHHQMMERVA